In Erigeron canadensis isolate Cc75 chromosome 8, C_canadensis_v1, whole genome shotgun sequence, the DNA window TGCGCAGAAATAACATCAAAAATAAACATCATTCTGTTCTTCATATATCGTAAACCTAGCATCTTGCTAGCTTCCCAATATCAATAATATCAAATGTTccaaaaaacacaaacacaaaacactAAAACTTACATGGAAAGCGAACATTCAAAAAAGTATATTAGTggaattagaaaaaaaaaaaaaaaaacagattcaAGAATCTTGATTTGAAACGTAGAAGAAGAAAAgtcaaagataattaaatacaagAAAATGATCAAGACCCGGATTAAAGAAACTAACCAAATATATTCCGCAATAATCTTCTTGGTGGAATATGTGAGATCAAGATTGATCAAATCATTAAGAAGAGCCATTATGGAAAAATAATAATTCACTTCTCACTCTATATATGTTTACAGAGGAGATAGAGATAGGAATACAATGAAGTTTAGGAGCTGGGCTGGCTTTTTATAGTGCAGCAGTCTTCATTATTTATAATGCACAAAAATAAATTCAActtgtattattaatttaattatttttttattcttcaaaataaacTTTGCActtgtaacttttattttcacTCGAAATTTAATTTTGGACTCGTTACTTGAAACATGACTCGAGCGTATGAGtcataacatttttatatattatatataaagttgtgaTCAGAAGAAACCATATAAAGTGGTGAAACTCAAGGGCTGCATCTCAATTCTTGGATCAAAAGCAATCCACggctcatatttaaaaaaaaacaataacacAGAGGGGTAGTAAACTAATTTCACACATTAtaatttttcttcttccttccaaaaacatataaaacccGATCGAAAAcatttcttcttcaaaactCTCCAATCAAAATAACCGTCAATCAATCGATATCTCCTGCGAAAGCTCCGGCAACATCATCAGAGAATTCAATGGAATCGATCGATCCTAATATTGTAACCTAATCTCTGGCGAAAGCTTCGTCAACATCATCAGCGAATTCAGTGGATTCAGTCAATCCAACTCGATCTCCGGCGAAAGATCCGTCAGCATCATCATCCAATTCAGTTGGTGAAGGAGAGATAACTTCGGATATAGAAAACTATATAGATATTTCAACTTCGTTTTCCGGTAATTTTAAtctattttcttctttatttttaattttatcatatagttttttcaatttttttatgaatatttttgaatattttaacTACATGTATGTTtagaatcaaatatgattatttacGTTTCAGGGCATACGTGTTTGTGTAGTTTTATGTGTagaatcataaatgattttgtaCAGTATCagtatatatgttttgtgaGATTTCATGTattaaatcaaatatgattatgtaAGTTATTCgctattttttacttttatgttcataatcatattatgtatagagattatagagatttatgtttttgtaactgtatatgtaaaatcatatttgattttgttatagattctatatatttttgttttgtaacttcattttgtataatcatatatgattttgtattgaggttttagttacttatgttcttatgcctagaatcatatttgattttaatcatACAGTGTTAAAATCCCATAATGAagtgttaaaaatcaaaaatgattttacgcatacgtTGGGGAAAACCTATAAATAATCATATACGATTTTGTATAGCATGTTGAGACAAAGCAAATGAgttcaaaatcaaatatgattatgtaAGTTATTTGctattgtttacttttatattcaaaatcatatttgattttgtatatagattttatagatttttgttttgtaactttgttttgtacaatcaaatatgattttgtattgatGTTTTAATTACCTATGTTCTTATgcctagaatcatatttgattttactcatacaGTGTTAAAATGCTATACATAATGaagtattaaaaattaaaaatgattttacgcatacattagGGAAAATctttacaaaatcatatatgattatgtATAGCACGTTGAGACAAAGCAAATGAGTTCAAAATCAAGAATGATTTTAAGAATAGAGATGAAAAAGctataatcatatatgattttgttcaAGTTTGTACGTTTTAAGGTATAAGTGTCTTTTTAAGACTATCTGTATATATTCTCATACAGTTCCCATGCTGAAAAAGACACCTAAGACAAATGTTACAAGAACATTTCAAACACTAGACGGATCGCGGTTTTTTGTACCAATAGTTGATTACAAACGACAACCCATGGTTGGAAAAAACTATGGAACACTTGAAAACTGTCGTAGGATGTACCAAGAGTATGCTTATTATTCTGGTTTTGAAATAACAAAAGGGAGCTAGAAAAGTAATTGTCAGGAATAGTAAGGAAAAAGTACTATCTTTGTCACAGAGGTTTACATAGATACTCTATCCACAAATCACAAACCAGTTAGGAAAAGCAGCATGGAATGCACTAGATGTAGAGCTAGAGTGAGATCCGACTTGGAATACTCGAAGGGAACATACATAATAGGTGATTTCCATGCAATTCATAATCACGAATTGATTCCACGAGAGTATAGATATCTATCCAAAACGGATAGAAAACTAAAATATGCAGAGTAGTTGTTTATCTACAACGCCACCATTGCAAACATTGGACCAACAAAAGCTCATCAACTGTACGGTAACATGAAGGGAACCTCGTTAAATGTAaatgagacagttgatgatttCAAAGACTGGAAGAGGGACCTAAATGTGTACATCAATGAAAGCGATACTCAAATGTTAGTTAACAAAATGCAGGAAATGAGGAAACATATATCCATGGTTTTGCATTTGAGTACAAGCTTGACAACTCTGAGTTGCACTCAATATTCTGGGCCGATAATGTTGCAAGGCGTAACTATGAAGAATTCAGCGACATAATGTCGTTTGATGCAACGTATCGAACAAACAggtatattttttactttttatattgtGCAACTTTGGTGTAAATGATAACAAATCAACTTTGATTAGAACTTGATTGTACATGATATGGTTTTTGCTGAAAGGTACAACATGATGTTTGTCCCATTCACGGGAATAGACAACCATAACAAATGCGTAACCTTTGTTGCCGGGTTGATAAGAGATGAGAAGCAAGAAACTTACACATGGCTTCTCAAATGCCTCATGGATACATTCAAGAAAGAGCCAACAATGGTGGTAACAGATCAAGACAAAGCCATGGAGATTGGAATAAGAAGTATATTTAAGACAGCAAAGCATAGGCTGTGCATGTGACACATAACACAGAAACTTCCAACAAAGGTGATGTCAATAACCAATCAAAAATGATTGTAtactatttttatcaaatatgattgtttaaatgaataatcaattttgattgAATACAAATAAGAGAGGCAACTCCTAGTATAGAAGATGAAACGGAAAGAGACTTAAAGAGCAGGTTTGAAAGTATAGTTTGGGATATTCACATGGAACCAAATACTTTCGAAGAAAAATGCGAGAAGCTGATGATTGATTTTTCATTACAAAACGACAAATGGTTTAAGTATATGTTTCAAATTAGATCAAAGTGGATACCAGCTTACTTCATTGACACTCCAATGTGTGGCCTAATGAGGATAACATCAAGGTCAGAAAGCGagaatgctttttttttttcttatttcacaAGATCAGTGTCAAATCTGATGAATTTTATGAGTGGATTTGAATCAGCAATGatgaaacaaaaatcaaaacagGAAAAGTTAGATGCCGAATCTATCAAGAAGACTCTAATATTGAACACGAAACTCAAAATTGAAATGCATGCTTCAAAACTGTACACAAAAACACTTTTTGAGACGATACATAAGGAAATAGAGGTTGGTCTTTATGATTGTTCAGTTGCCCAAATGACTGCTGAAGAAGATGTCAAATTTATACCATTAATGAGAAGTTGCAAAGGAAAGACAAAGAGACTGGAGAAAATGTGATTCAGTATAAGATAAAGCTTTCATCTTACTAAATAAATGTTCCgtttaaatcaaatttgattcaacAATGAAATAATGTTATGTCAATGAAGGTATTGCATAACCTTTGGGGATGGTTCCTTTGTGTGTATCTGTAGACACTATCTTCGTTTAGGTCTCCTTTGCAGACATTGTTTCAGTGTTTTGAAGAACAATAATATAGAGGAAATACCCGCACAATACATCATGAAGCGTTGGACCAAGGGCATCATACCGCCAGATTTGAGATCTAGCAGAAACATATTCGACAATGGAAATGTTGGTACTCAAAGGTTGGTTGCTAAAGTAAGCTCAGTTTTTGAGGATTGCTTGCATCTTCTTTTGAATAATGATGAAAAACTTGAAGAATTTCTGAAGAAAGTTAAATCATTTAAGTCAGAAGTTGAGGCTGATATGGCAAAGCAAgcactaaagaaaaaaaattaagtgaTAGCAAGAATGATAGGTGTTGAAGAACCGGATTCAAACCAAATAAAAACCCACCAGTTGGAGTGTATAAGGGATGTGGAACTATTAGCCGTATAATGGACGGGAAGGAGAAAGGAATAAAAGAAAGCAATAAAAGAAAGAGAGTGCACCACATGCGGAGATACGAATCACAACAGTAGGACATGTggaaagaagaaacaaaaagttgatGAAAACGTGAATACTGAAGGAGCTGCAAACAATTagacaaacttttttttttctttatgatacttgtttataaataaatactttttagcGATTTACAAATTCTATAATTGGATGATAGTTTTAATTGGTTGATCAATTGTCGATACATTATGTTCTTGTTTGACAAATAAAATTTGGTTGTGAAAAATGATCCATTTTGTTTTCATCTTCATAATGGAGTTTTCTAAGtatatgcgtaaaatcaaatatgattttgtagaTGTTTCTTCATATCAACTCcacttgtatatttttttttatatatattatactcaAAATCAAAGATGATTTTGTATACCTTTTTCGAAACAGTATGCTtagaatcaaatatgatttttttataactttttgactccacttgtttttttaatgtatgcataaaatcaaatgtgatttcgtataggtttcttgatatgtacctaaatttgtttttccaaatgtatgcctaaaatcatatatatttttttatatctttttaaaatagtatgcttaaaatcaaatatgattttacaaatGTTTCTCAATATGTACTCCACTTGTTTTTTTGAATGTATtcgtaaaatcaaatattattttctatACCTTTTTCACACAGTATGCTATAAATCAAATAGGATTTAATACATAAATAAGTCTATGTTATCATTGTTAACAACACATGCTTCATTCAAAGTTTCTACACAAGACATGATCCATAATATTAAGATGAGCAACAATCTATCtttaactaacaaaacacttataaaaaatattcataaaatGGTATTTCTGATTCACTGAGAATCCACACCTTCAACTGAATCGTTATCAGTAATTCATTATGAATGTAGTTAGGTGAAGAAACATCTACACCATTCAAATTTGATGGTAAAACAAATCCTTTGGCTTCCAAACGAGACAGAGCCTGCAAATTTCGGTCatattaacaaatcaaattcgattttaaaaaatacacgAAACAAGAAAACAGATACAAACACGTACCACGTAACAAGAAACACAAATTCTGACATGTTTCACATGCTGTAGTTTTAGTAGAAGCATTTTAAGCAACTCTTCTTCATCATGCTTACGAGCCATCAGAAAAAAACGTAGCAAAACAAAACCTAATTCAGCCTCGAGTATACAAGATACATCTTGCAACAATATCTTTGATATCCACAAACTAccaattatttttattgatgatataaaagGAACATTGATCGTAACATAAGATCGATCGTTTTCAACAATATAACCATCTAAAACCACTACAAGAATGTAACGTCAAACTGTTTAACAAAGGGCTTCCAGACATAATATTAGCAATCGAATTTTCATCTAATTCTGAATTTGCAATAGTTAAATGTGCAAGATTGTTCCACCTGATGGTAACAGTTGGACGAAGAAGACAGAAACCTAATTCGATATTTGTGAAATGTgaattcaaataaaatgattcaATAGCGACTGAGAACTGATCTTCATCTTCCACATATCTTAGATACATTGTGAGTTCTTTGACACTTTTACTAACAACAAAATCAATCCAATTATTGATATACGAGCCAAATCAATCTTCAAAATTTGACTCCAATTCAAATTTATTTAGAATTCCCAACTGAtattgatttagggttttatcAATAACagtataaaaacttaaaaacggTTTATCACAAACATCAAAAGCTTGAACAGAAGAAGTATAGAAtggaaaatcataaaaaaaaaggaacagaTTTCCAAAGGTGTTCCCATCGTTTAGAAAGAGTACCTATTCTAATTGAGAATTTAGTATCATCCAAACGAGATAGAATTTGATCACTAATTAAAGAATCAAGTAAGAAACTTAATTCATCTACCATTTCTTCAagaccaaatatttttgttttcttcaagaccagatttttttttatatataagctaCAATGTAAAAACCCtgcaaaatctaaaccctaaaatgctaaagcctacacgAGGGGGACAAATGTATACGGTAcacttaagggtttagggtttgaagtcgtagggttagcaaACCCTAAACCTTAAGCTACAATGTAAAAACCCtgcaaaatctaaaccctaaaacgctaaaccctaaaatgctaaagcctacaagaGGGGGAcagatgtatacggtacgcttaagggtttagggtttgaagtcttaacggctaaccctacaacttcaaaccctaaatccTAAGCTACAATGTAAAAACATtgcaaaatctaaaccctaaaatcaatgcaaaatcatttttgattttatgcatacattttagaaaaatggcattctaaaaccctaaattataAACCCTTGGGGTCTAAAAGCTAATGCGAGGGGTAGGTGTGATCACGGGGGCCTGTGGCCCgtgctttagtttagggtttgaagtcctAGGGTTAGCTTAAActaaactaaagcttaattgctaatcaaagttgatttcacatgtataatgttaaaaaccaatgcaaaatcatttttgattttatgcatacaatttataaaagttgcattctaaaactcTAAACTCTAAACCCTTGGGGTCTAaaagctaatccgagggggagGTATGATCACGGGGGCCTGCGGCACGCGCTTTAGtctagggtttgaagtcgtaggttTAGCCTAACcaaaataaagctttatcatGGGGCCGAACTCTTTATCACGGGGCCGAATGCTAATCCTAAACTAAAGCTTTATCACGGGGCCGAACGCTAACCCAACGACTTCAAACCTAAAAttaaagcttaattgctaatcaaAGTTGATTTTGTACATAAGAAAAGATTGGGCTTATTTGTGTTGGGCTTTTAGtccaataattatatatcttaTTAAAGCAAATGTGTTGTGGACTCGTGGCATCTCAAGAGAGTGCCAGACTCCCATCTCTTTTCCATAATTAGGTCAACTGTTGAGGATATATACTCAACACTACGACCGCACTTTTGTTGTAGGTGacagtaaagaaaaaaaagaaacaagtaaaacaaaaagtaaaacacaaactttttttattcttaatctTGAAAATGGAGTTTGGATCTTCAAGTTCATCAAAGATTATGAATTATTGTGCCCACCCgtcaaaatgaaataaaaaaagggaaacgatcatatatataagaatttgtGTTGGAAAACAACGCggataaacaaattaaaaaggcAAATAAGTGAAACTAGAGATCAAATGGATGCATGTCTGGAGAAAATTGATGAATTCAAAAAAAAGGTGAAGAACATCAGATGGAAttgtaagtatttttttttagttaccTTATATaattgttggtgcatttcctagTGATAACAACATTCGTGAAATGTCGTTTTGAATCTCTAGTTTAAGTAATAAAGTCAAACTTTGTTGTATttcgtataataaagtcaaacctcgaattggtcaacacgttgacttggtcaAGCTCGAACTGGTCAAcatgttgacttggtcgagctcgacctggtcaagctcGAATGGGCATACGAGTTGGTCTCGGTCCATGAAGTTCGAGGTCCGTTTAGTCcattagttttagtataaatagagattaaaccttatgtttaaggttaatcttctAGTCATTGTATTTTCGTGTTTagggacttggtatttacttgtaattgcatttaccgaagtaatatacagttccagtttattcatattcgtgttcttattgttgattgctagtgtataagaatttccgcacttatacattagatacttaatctcgtttgatccggtggcaaagggactttcaattggtatcagagccaacaGAGGTATTCTTTTAGTTCGGGATTAAGGTTTCGACAACGAAAAAGGTGGTTTCATTCGGGTTTTCGGTACAGTTGATCTTCAAATGCTCCATTCGAGCTCGACCAGACAATTCGAGCTCGACCAACCTTCCCTAGCTCGACCAGATTCATCCAAGCTGGACCAAGTCAAAGTAGTCAAGCTCGagcaggtcgagctcgacctcctCCTAGCTCTACCTAGACCTCTACTATCTCGACCAACTTTCTGATATTTTGTGTTCGAAGGTTTGtgcactatatatacatatcttttGTTCGAGTAAATATACTTTTGAGAATTTGCAACCTTGCTTACCTTTAGGTCCGAACTTGGCTGAATATTGAACCCATAACTCTCTTGAGTTTATGTTTGATTTCtgttaaacaagttttggaCTTGTAATCGTGATCAAGTTTGGATTCTAATCTATTACTTACCGATTTTTCAAGAACTTGAaattttgtttaagtttaggtTTGAAACTTGtctgaatattgaacttgtgGCTCTCTTGAGTTTAAGTTTGATTTCTGTTAATCAAGTTTTTGAACTTGTAAGCTTGGATAATTTTTGGTTCTCACATAGGATCTTCTAGTTTTTGAAGAAATTGTAATCTTGCTAAACCTTTGGTCTGAGATTGTTTGAACTCTGAACTTGAAAATTCTCTTGGAGTTTTGGTTCAATTTCCGTAAACCAATCTTTGGATTTGAAAACTTGGCAATTTTAGGTTCTTTGATTTCAAAAATGGATCAGAAGTTGTTAAGCCGATTAATGGAGATGGAACATATTGTGGGTAAATCCACATATCCTCCGAAACTGCTAAGGATTGAGGAATATCCATCATGGAAGACTCGTTTTGAAAACTATCTAAGATGGACGGATGTCCGTATGCTGATTTGCATAAAGGATGGTTTTAGTCAAGCAACTGTAAGTTTTGCCGATGTCAAAGAAATGGCCAAATGGACAGTACTTTCTGATGATGACAAACGGGTGTTCGAGGCCGAACACAAGGCATATGGTTGTATTACTATGTGTCTACCAGAGGACATTCTGCACACATTTGAGCAAGAATCATACACTACGTCAAAGGAACTTTGGGATGCCTTAGTTAATAGGTATGAAAGAGATGATGTAGTGAAGAAGGGAAAACAAGAACTTCTAAAAGCTCAGCACTTGGTTTTCAAGGCGATGAAAAATGAGACACTTGATGAGTTGGTGAATAGGTATTACCATCTCATGACGGAGATGAGAAATCATACAGTGACTCTAACGACCGCTGAAAAGAATGAGAAATTCCTAGATGCCTTACCATCTCAATGGAATTTTTATTCGGTATTGATCAAACGTGACCCTACGTATGCAAAATCCGGAGATTTATTGAGCTAAGAAGCCAAATATGGTTGAACCATCTGGGTCAAGAGCAAgtgctttcctttcaaattttgttgAGCAAACTGAGATGTTAGGAGATGAGAATAGTTATTGCTTTGTTGCTGCTTCCACTAAGAAGAATCAAGTTTCATCAGATTTAGTTGGAGGTTCTCAAAGGACTCTAAAGACTATGCCTCTGAGTGTCAAATCCGCTGAAAGTCATGTTAGTCTGTTGGCTGCTTTCATGACATCTTACGAGGCATTGATCTCTGGAAATCAGATAGACCCATAGTTGGCTAATCTAGAGTATGAGCAATTGGATCTTGATGATCTTGAAGAGATGGATCTCAAATGGCAATTGGCTATGATTGCTCATAGAGCTAGAAGATTTATGGGACGTACCGGAAGAGACTTGACGAATGGAAAAGTAAAGTATGATAAATctaaggttaagtgctataattgcaaTGGATTCGGTTCGGTCACTTTGCCAGAGAATGTCATCGACCGAAACAAGAGGCAACCACTAGTTTCTCGAAGCCAAATCTAATTACTGGAAATCAAAATTCTGGGGCTTCTACTGGAACTAAAGCTTTGGTTGCGCAAGAAAAAGCTAAAAAGTATGATTGGAGTACTTT includes these proteins:
- the LOC122610311 gene encoding protein FAR1-RELATED SEQUENCE 3-like: MEHLKTVVGCTKRNEETYIHGFAFEYKLDNSELHSIFWADNVARRNYEEFSDIMSFDATYRTNRYNMMFVPFTGIDNHNKCVTFVAGLIRDEKQETYTWLLKCLMDTFKKEPTMVVTDQDKAMEIGIRSLLCRHCFSVLKNNNIEEIPAQYIMKRWTKGIIPPDLRSSRNIFDNGNVGTQRLVAKVSSVFEDCLHLLLNNDEKLEEFLKKVKSFKSEVEADMAKQALKKKN